From a region of the Mycobacteroides saopaulense genome:
- a CDS encoding acyl-CoA dehydrogenase family protein: MDFAFAEEQQAVSDVLEAVLADREFIGVVPAIGYDEALWKVLADNGVLSLALPERLGGDGLGLSEVSVALRVLGRHGALTPALATLGFGVVPLSELASAEQQGRFLDGVGSGAILTAALDEPGSALPSSPAVSAVRDGSSLVLNGRKIGVLYAAEANWILVTTDNGVVVVAPNTPGVTIARTPTASKATEYAVTFSDVVVPAENVLGDSVERLNQLALAAVGSYADGLVSGALRLTADHVSNRVQFGKPLATFQAVSQQLADVYVVSRTLNLGVISAVWRLSEGLDATEDLDVVAFWMASEAQRVMQICHHLHGGLGVDITYPMNRYYSTIKDLSRLVGGSSERLDVLAAAQG, encoded by the coding sequence ATGGATTTCGCTTTCGCGGAGGAGCAGCAGGCTGTCTCCGACGTGCTCGAGGCGGTGCTTGCCGATCGTGAGTTCATCGGTGTGGTGCCTGCGATCGGATACGACGAGGCGCTGTGGAAGGTGCTCGCGGACAACGGCGTCCTCAGCCTTGCGCTGCCGGAACGGTTGGGCGGAGATGGGCTTGGCTTGTCCGAGGTATCGGTCGCGCTTCGGGTGTTGGGCAGGCACGGCGCCCTGACGCCGGCACTGGCAACGCTCGGATTCGGGGTCGTGCCCTTGTCGGAATTGGCCTCCGCCGAGCAGCAGGGCAGATTCCTAGATGGTGTCGGCTCCGGCGCGATCCTGACCGCAGCCCTGGATGAGCCCGGGTCCGCATTACCTTCGTCGCCTGCGGTTTCCGCGGTACGCGACGGGTCCTCGCTGGTGTTGAACGGCCGCAAGATCGGCGTTCTGTATGCAGCCGAGGCGAATTGGATACTTGTCACCACCGACAATGGCGTCGTTGTGGTGGCACCTAACACCCCGGGTGTCACGATTGCCCGGACGCCGACGGCCAGCAAGGCCACCGAATACGCGGTGACCTTCTCGGATGTCGTGGTGCCCGCTGAAAATGTGCTCGGCGACTCGGTGGAGCGGCTCAACCAGCTGGCGCTGGCGGCGGTGGGTTCCTATGCGGACGGATTGGTCTCGGGCGCCTTGCGTCTGACGGCCGATCATGTGTCCAACCGGGTGCAGTTCGGCAAGCCTCTGGCCACCTTCCAGGCGGTTTCGCAGCAGTTGGCGGACGTCTATGTGGTGTCGCGGACGCTGAATCTCGGTGTCATATCCGCTGTTTGGCGCCTATCCGAGGGGTTGGACGCCACCGAGGATCTGGACGTCGTGGCCTTCTGGATGGCATCGGAGGCCCAACGAGTCATGCAGATCTGCCACCACCTGCACGGCGGTCTCGGCGTCGACATCACATACCCGATGAACCGTTACTACTCGACGATCAAGGACCTGAGCCGACTGGTCGGCGGGTCTTCTGAGCGCCTAGACGTTCTCGCTGCGGCGCAGGGTTAG
- the fadE29 gene encoding acyl-CoA dehydrogenase FadE29: MLIDLTPEQAKLQSDLRQYFSNLVTADETREMMIDRHGSSYEAVVRRMGQDGWLGVGWPKEYGGHGFGPLEQQIFMNEVMRADVPMPLVTLQTVGPTLQKYGTEEQKKKFLPGILAGEIHFAIGYTEPEAGTDLASLRTTAVRDGDHYIVNGQKIFTTGAHQAQYIWLACRTDPSAAKHKGISILIVDTKDPGYSWTPIITNDGAHHTNATYYSDVRVPVEMLVGEENAGWKLITTQLNHERVSLGPSGRIAGMYDRVYEWAAKPGPDGVAPLSHEDVRRVLGEMKAVWRLNELLNWQVASSGDDISMADAAATKILATEWIQKLGRLSEGVVGRYGDPADANTAETLEWLDAQTKRHLVITFGGGVNEVMREMVATAGLGTPRVPR; encoded by the coding sequence ATGCTGATTGACCTCACGCCTGAACAGGCGAAGCTGCAAAGCGATCTGCGGCAGTACTTCTCGAATCTGGTCACCGCCGATGAGACTCGCGAGATGATGATTGACCGGCACGGGTCGTCCTATGAGGCCGTGGTGCGACGGATGGGACAGGACGGCTGGCTTGGGGTCGGATGGCCCAAGGAATACGGCGGACATGGATTTGGCCCGCTGGAGCAGCAGATCTTCATGAACGAAGTCATGCGAGCCGATGTGCCGATGCCCTTGGTGACGTTGCAGACCGTCGGTCCGACGCTGCAGAAGTACGGGACCGAAGAACAGAAGAAGAAGTTCCTGCCCGGAATCCTCGCCGGCGAGATCCACTTCGCCATCGGATACACCGAACCGGAAGCCGGAACCGACCTGGCCTCCCTGCGTACCACCGCGGTACGCGACGGCGACCACTACATCGTGAACGGGCAGAAGATCTTCACCACCGGTGCACACCAGGCTCAGTACATCTGGTTGGCCTGCCGGACGGACCCGAGCGCCGCCAAACACAAGGGCATCTCGATTCTTATCGTCGATACCAAGGACCCGGGCTACTCCTGGACACCGATCATCACCAATGACGGTGCGCACCACACCAATGCCACCTACTACTCAGACGTTCGAGTTCCGGTGGAAATGCTGGTGGGCGAGGAGAACGCGGGCTGGAAGCTGATCACCACTCAGTTGAACCACGAGCGGGTTTCACTCGGTCCCTCGGGACGGATCGCGGGCATGTACGACCGTGTCTACGAGTGGGCGGCCAAGCCGGGCCCCGACGGGGTGGCGCCGCTGTCGCATGAGGACGTGCGCCGGGTGTTGGGCGAGATGAAGGCCGTGTGGCGGCTCAACGAGTTGCTCAACTGGCAGGTGGCCTCATCGGGCGACGACATCAGCATGGCCGATGCCGCCGCGACGAAGATCCTTGCCACTGAATGGATTCAGAAACTCGGGCGACTGAGTGAGGGTGTGGTGGGACGCTACGGCGATCCCGCCGACGCGAATACCGCGGAGACTCTCGAATGGCTTGATGCACAGACCAAACGCCACCTGGTGATCACCTTCGGTGGCGGCGTGAATGAGGTGATGCGCGAGATGGTTGCGACGGCAGGTTTGGGTACCCCGCGGGTGCCACGATGA
- a CDS encoding bifunctional MaoC family dehydratase N-terminal/OB-fold nucleic acid binding domain-containing protein, whose protein sequence is MVDIQEGFAKIKADGPSAPRLARDPVNQAMINNWVEAMGDRNPVYVNEEAAKAAGHPGVVAPPAMAQVWTMAGLYGERSGDDPLGRVMELLDSAGYESVVATNYEQIYHRYLQLGEQVTTTNEVTEVFGPKQTALGESWFINIHAEWHVGDELVNEMNWRIMKFRPHAAKPASPAYGDLDPSKLMRPSWSRDSAYFWEGVGEHELRLQKRPDGSLQHPPVPAVWQDKEAPIEYQVASGRGTVYSYVVHHAPQVPGRTLPFVIALVELDEGVRMLGELRGVSPDDVQIGLPVQATYLDFPAEGESPAWTLYAWEAA, encoded by the coding sequence GTGGTGGACATCCAGGAGGGTTTCGCCAAGATCAAGGCAGATGGCCCCAGCGCCCCGCGTCTGGCGCGGGATCCGGTGAACCAGGCCATGATCAACAACTGGGTTGAGGCCATGGGGGACCGCAACCCCGTCTACGTCAACGAGGAAGCAGCCAAGGCCGCCGGGCATCCCGGCGTCGTCGCACCTCCGGCGATGGCTCAGGTGTGGACCATGGCCGGGCTGTATGGCGAGCGCTCTGGAGACGACCCGTTGGGTCGCGTGATGGAGCTTCTCGATTCGGCGGGTTACGAGTCGGTGGTCGCCACCAACTACGAGCAGATCTATCACCGGTATCTGCAGTTGGGTGAACAGGTCACCACCACCAACGAGGTGACCGAGGTCTTCGGGCCCAAGCAGACCGCGCTCGGCGAGAGCTGGTTCATCAACATCCACGCCGAGTGGCATGTGGGCGATGAGCTGGTCAACGAAATGAACTGGCGGATAATGAAGTTCCGGCCACACGCCGCGAAGCCCGCCTCGCCTGCCTATGGCGATCTCGATCCCTCGAAGCTGATGCGCCCGTCGTGGTCGCGGGACAGTGCGTACTTCTGGGAAGGCGTCGGGGAGCACGAACTGCGGTTACAGAAGCGTCCCGACGGTTCTTTGCAGCATCCGCCGGTACCCGCGGTCTGGCAGGACAAAGAGGCTCCGATCGAGTACCAGGTGGCCAGCGGTCGGGGCACCGTGTACAGCTACGTGGTGCATCACGCGCCCCAGGTGCCCGGGCGCACACTGCCGTTCGTGATCGCACTGGTGGAACTCGACGAGGGCGTGCGGATGCTGGGCGAACTTCGAGGGGTGTCGCCCGACGATGTCCAGATCGGGTTGCCGGTGCAGGCGACGTATCTGGACTTCCCGGCCGAGGGCGAGAGCCCGGCATGGACTCTGTACGCATGGGAGGCGGCGTGA
- a CDS encoding MaoC family dehydratase: MGGGVTTVGEQLPELKLEGTPTFIVSTALATRDFQDVHHDRDLAQAKGSKDIFINILSDTGLVERFVTDWAGPSARVKSISLRLGVPWYAYDTTVFTGEVAAVEDGIVEVDVVGNNSLGAHVTARVKLTIGAE; the protein is encoded by the coding sequence ATGGGAGGCGGCGTGACCACCGTCGGAGAGCAGCTGCCCGAGCTGAAACTCGAAGGCACGCCCACCTTCATCGTGTCCACAGCACTGGCGACCCGTGATTTCCAGGACGTACATCACGACCGAGATCTGGCTCAGGCCAAGGGTTCCAAGGACATCTTCATCAACATCCTGTCCGACACCGGTCTGGTCGAGCGGTTCGTGACTGATTGGGCCGGACCGTCGGCGCGTGTGAAGTCGATTTCGCTGCGCTTGGGTGTGCCGTGGTATGCGTACGACACCACGGTGTTCACCGGCGAGGTGGCCGCGGTCGAGGACGGCATCGTGGAAGTGGATGTGGTGGGCAACAACAGCCTTGGCGCGCATGTGACGGCCAGGGTCAAGCTGACGATCGGGGCCGAATGA
- a CDS encoding lipid-transfer protein, protein MSGISGRSAIAGIGATDFSKKSGRSELRLATEAVLDALDDAGLSPGDVDGLVTFTMDSNLETAVARSTGIGELKFFSQIGYGGGAAAATVQQAALAVAAGVAEVVVAYRAFNERSEFRFGQVMTGLSSTADSRGVEYSWSYPHGLSTPAASVAMVARRYMHEYGATSADFGAVSVADRKHAATNPKAFFYGKPITIEDHQNSRMIADPVRLLDCCQESDGGVAIVVTTPERAKDLKNRPVVIEAAAQGSGDDQFTMYSYYRDELGLPEMGLVGRQLWDQSGLTPNDIQTAILYDHFTPYTLLQLEELGFCGKGEAKDFIANGAIELGGKLPINTHGGQLGEAYIHGMNGIAEGVRQLRGTSVNQVSNVEHVLVTAGTGVPTSGLILG, encoded by the coding sequence ATGAGCGGGATATCTGGGCGGAGCGCGATAGCGGGTATCGGTGCCACCGACTTCTCGAAGAAGTCGGGCCGATCCGAGCTCAGGCTGGCCACCGAGGCGGTGCTCGACGCGCTCGACGACGCCGGTTTGTCTCCCGGCGATGTCGACGGCTTGGTGACCTTCACGATGGACTCCAACCTGGAGACCGCGGTCGCGCGATCGACGGGTATCGGTGAACTGAAGTTCTTCAGCCAGATCGGTTACGGCGGCGGGGCCGCGGCCGCGACGGTGCAGCAAGCAGCACTGGCGGTCGCCGCGGGCGTGGCCGAAGTCGTGGTGGCGTATCGGGCCTTCAACGAGCGCTCGGAGTTCCGGTTCGGTCAGGTGATGACTGGACTGAGCTCGACTGCCGACTCGCGCGGCGTGGAGTACAGCTGGTCGTACCCGCACGGGCTGAGCACTCCTGCGGCCTCCGTAGCGATGGTTGCCCGTCGGTATATGCACGAATACGGCGCCACGAGTGCAGATTTCGGTGCGGTATCGGTGGCCGACCGCAAGCATGCGGCCACCAACCCGAAGGCGTTCTTCTACGGTAAGCCGATCACCATTGAGGACCACCAGAATTCGCGGATGATCGCCGATCCGGTGCGGCTGCTGGACTGCTGCCAGGAGAGTGACGGTGGGGTGGCGATTGTGGTGACCACGCCGGAGCGGGCCAAGGATCTCAAGAACCGGCCGGTGGTCATCGAGGCCGCCGCGCAGGGTTCCGGTGACGACCAGTTCACCATGTACTCGTACTACCGCGACGAGCTCGGGCTGCCCGAGATGGGGCTGGTGGGCCGGCAGCTGTGGGACCAATCTGGGCTGACTCCCAACGACATTCAGACCGCGATCCTGTATGACCACTTCACGCCATATACGCTGTTGCAGCTCGAAGAGCTGGGTTTCTGCGGCAAGGGCGAGGCCAAGGACTTCATTGCCAACGGCGCGATAGAGCTGGGCGGCAAGCTTCCCATCAACACGCACGGAGGTCAGCTCGGCGAGGCCTACATCCACGGTATGAACGGCATCGCCGAGGGCGTGCGTCAGCTGCGCGGGACGTCGGTCAACCAGGTCTCGAACGTCGAGCACGTGCTCGTCACCGCGGGTACCGGCGTGCCGACGTCCGGTCTCATCCTGGGTTAG
- a CDS encoding MaoC/PaaZ C-terminal domain-containing protein, with translation MPINVDIALGAAVEPAKFSWTASDVQLYHLAIGAGADPVSETELRYLQDKTPQVLPTFATVASGFHAVEPPKVSFPGIEIDLAKILHGTEQVTAHRPLPPSGSARSEGKIVEIWDKGKAAVIVTETTTSDDQGPLWTIRRSIFARGEGGFGGERGPSSAVEAPSRPADIEVATHILPQQALLYRLCGDRNPLHSDPAFAAAAGFPRPILHGLCSYGVVCKAAVDAVLDGDASRVTSYAAKFAGVVFPGETLKTRIWKEDGKLLISAVVAEREDAPALADVELTYS, from the coding sequence ATGCCTATCAACGTTGATATCGCCCTGGGCGCTGCTGTCGAGCCCGCCAAGTTTTCGTGGACCGCGTCCGATGTGCAGCTGTATCACCTGGCGATCGGTGCGGGTGCCGATCCGGTGAGCGAGACCGAGCTGCGCTACCTGCAGGACAAGACCCCGCAGGTGCTGCCGACGTTTGCCACCGTCGCCTCCGGCTTCCACGCGGTAGAGCCACCCAAGGTGTCGTTCCCGGGGATCGAGATCGACCTGGCCAAGATCCTGCACGGCACCGAGCAGGTGACCGCGCATCGGCCTCTCCCCCCGTCGGGCTCCGCCCGCTCAGAGGGCAAGATCGTCGAGATCTGGGACAAGGGCAAGGCCGCGGTCATCGTCACGGAGACAACGACTTCCGACGACCAGGGACCTCTCTGGACCATCCGCCGGTCCATCTTCGCCCGCGGCGAGGGCGGTTTCGGCGGCGAGCGTGGGCCCTCGTCCGCCGTAGAGGCTCCGTCCCGGCCTGCTGACATAGAAGTTGCGACGCACATCCTGCCGCAGCAGGCGCTGCTGTACCGGCTGTGCGGTGACCGCAACCCACTGCACTCCGACCCCGCCTTCGCGGCGGCGGCCGGATTCCCGCGGCCTATCCTGCACGGACTGTGCAGCTACGGCGTGGTGTGCAAAGCGGCCGTCGACGCCGTACTCGACGGCGATGCCTCACGGGTGACGTCCTATGCCGCGAAGTTCGCCGGTGTGGTGTTCCCGGGCGAGACCCTCAAAACCCGCATCTGGAAGGAAGACGGCAAATTGCTGATCTCGGCAGTGGTTGCCGAGCGCGAGGATGCGCCCGCGCTCGCCGATGTGGAGCTCACCTACTCCTAA
- the kstD gene encoding 3-oxosteroid 1-dehydrogenase: MFYMTEQEYDVVVVGSGGAGMVAALTAAHNGLSTVLIEKAPHFGGSTARSGGGVWIPNNEVLKKARQNDTPEAAREYLYNIIGDVVPREKIDTYLDRGPEMLSFVLANSPLKLDWVPNYSDYYPEAPGGRSAGRSVEPKPFDAKKLGDELPNLEPPYGKVPLNVVVRQQDYVRLNQLKRHPRGVLRSLRVGVRTFWAQGTGKKLVGMGRALSAALRIGLRDAGVPVKLNTALTDLYIENGTVKGVYVRETGAPEASEPTVIKARRGVILASGGFEHNEQMRVKYQRAPITTEWTVGAKANTGDGILAAEKLGAALEFMEDSWWGPTVPLVGRPWFALSERNSPGSIIVNASGKRFMNESLPYVEATHRMYGGQYGQGPGPGENLPAWLVFDQEYRNRYIFAGLQPGQKIPSNWIESGVIVKADTVEELAKLANLPVEEFKATVERFNGFARSGVDEDFGRGKSAYDRYYGDPTNKPNPNLGALAKGPFYAAKMVPGDLGTKGGVRTDVKGRVLRDDNSIIEGLYAAGNVSTPVMGHTYAGPGATIGPAMTWGYLAALDIAGK, translated from the coding sequence GTGTTCTACATGACTGAGCAGGAGTACGACGTCGTCGTCGTCGGGAGTGGTGGCGCCGGCATGGTCGCGGCGCTCACCGCGGCACACAACGGACTGAGCACCGTACTGATCGAAAAGGCCCCCCACTTCGGCGGATCGACCGCACGGTCGGGTGGCGGCGTCTGGATCCCCAACAACGAGGTGCTCAAGAAGGCCCGTCAGAACGACACCCCGGAGGCTGCCCGCGAGTACCTCTACAACATCATCGGCGACGTCGTCCCCCGCGAGAAGATCGACACCTATCTCGATCGCGGACCGGAGATGCTCTCCTTTGTGTTGGCCAACTCCCCGCTCAAGCTGGACTGGGTGCCCAACTACTCCGATTACTACCCCGAGGCCCCGGGCGGACGCTCGGCCGGACGCTCCGTGGAGCCCAAGCCGTTCGATGCCAAGAAGCTTGGTGACGAGCTGCCCAACCTCGAGCCGCCGTACGGCAAGGTGCCGCTGAATGTCGTCGTGCGCCAGCAGGATTACGTTCGGCTCAACCAGCTCAAGCGCCACCCGCGGGGCGTGCTGCGCAGCCTGCGGGTCGGAGTGCGCACTTTCTGGGCCCAGGGAACCGGCAAGAAGCTCGTCGGCATGGGCCGCGCACTGTCGGCCGCGCTGCGCATCGGCCTGCGCGATGCCGGCGTTCCGGTGAAGCTCAACACCGCGCTGACCGATCTCTACATCGAGAACGGCACCGTCAAGGGCGTCTACGTGCGTGAGACGGGCGCTCCAGAGGCTTCCGAGCCGACGGTAATCAAGGCGCGCAGGGGCGTCATCCTGGCCTCAGGCGGCTTCGAGCACAACGAGCAGATGCGTGTGAAGTACCAGCGCGCCCCCATCACCACCGAGTGGACAGTGGGCGCCAAGGCCAATACCGGCGACGGCATTCTGGCCGCCGAAAAGCTGGGCGCCGCACTGGAGTTCATGGAGGACTCGTGGTGGGGTCCCACGGTGCCGCTGGTGGGCCGGCCGTGGTTCGCACTGTCCGAGCGCAACTCCCCCGGATCGATCATCGTCAACGCATCCGGCAAGCGCTTCATGAACGAATCGCTGCCCTACGTCGAGGCCACCCACCGCATGTACGGCGGCCAGTACGGGCAGGGCCCCGGACCGGGCGAGAACCTGCCCGCGTGGCTCGTCTTCGACCAGGAGTACCGGAACCGATACATCTTCGCCGGATTACAACCCGGACAAAAGATTCCGAGCAATTGGATCGAGTCCGGCGTTATCGTCAAGGCCGACACCGTGGAGGAGCTGGCGAAGCTCGCCAACCTCCCCGTCGAGGAATTCAAGGCCACCGTCGAACGGTTCAACGGCTTCGCCCGCAGCGGCGTCGACGAGGACTTCGGCCGTGGCAAGAGCGCTTATGACCGCTACTACGGCGACCCCACCAACAAGCCGAACCCCAACCTCGGCGCGCTGGCGAAGGGCCCGTTCTATGCGGCCAAGATGGTTCCCGGCGATCTCGGCACCAAGGGCGGCGTGCGCACCGACGTCAAGGGCCGCGTACTGCGCGATGACAACAGCATCATCGAAGGTCTTTACGCAGCAGGCAATGTCAGTACCCCGGTGATGGGCCACACCTACGCCGGCCCCGGCGCCACCATCGGCCCAGCCATGACATGGGGCTACCTCGCGGCGCTCGATATCGCCGGGAAGTAG
- a CDS encoding FAD-binding protein encodes MPGRSDVPSADVVIVGYGVAGASAALAAIERGASVAILERFDGGGASAISGGIYYAGGGTNIQRDAGVEDTPELMLEYLQLEVGDAVKPETLRKFVDDSVDNLDWLQGYGVPFEGSLAPFKTSYPTNDYYLYFSGSESSGMARAVTPPRQRGHRAFGRGVSGKALFAPLAESAERLGADVWRQTRVTDLIVEDSRVVGVRGTTLKDAPAWVRRTYARLTHYATKPGIYYPPMRKVLEGPAYALERRFAKPFEIRANDGVILSSGGFIANRELIERHAPAYRDGLQLGTAGDDGTALTLAEPLNAATGHLDEISAWRFIVPPAAFLGSLLVDAKGQRMIDESRYGAALGKEIVRTAAGVGYLVADKALVKRARQQLRSQTLWFQRIQAEAFLNVGRRKAGSIEELAAKAGIDPEGLARTVSEHNRAIADGAPDPLGKPDDIRVPVAEGPFYLFNVSIKTNMLNPCPMLTLGGLVVDEETGAVQTTSGAAIPGLYAAGRAAVGICSNSYVSGLSLADCVFSGRRAGTETGRRVDA; translated from the coding sequence GTGCCGGGTCGATCAGACGTGCCATCGGCCGATGTCGTCATCGTCGGATACGGGGTCGCCGGGGCGTCCGCCGCGCTGGCCGCTATCGAGCGCGGGGCGTCTGTCGCCATCCTGGAGCGATTCGACGGCGGTGGGGCTTCGGCCATTTCAGGGGGTATTTACTACGCCGGGGGCGGCACGAACATCCAGCGTGATGCGGGCGTCGAGGACACCCCGGAGCTGATGCTGGAGTATCTGCAGCTCGAGGTCGGCGACGCCGTCAAACCCGAGACGCTGCGTAAGTTCGTCGACGACAGCGTTGACAACCTGGATTGGCTGCAAGGTTACGGAGTGCCGTTCGAGGGTTCGCTGGCTCCGTTCAAGACTTCGTACCCCACCAACGACTACTACCTCTATTTTTCGGGCAGTGAATCCTCCGGCATGGCGCGGGCCGTGACGCCTCCCCGCCAGCGCGGACATCGCGCCTTTGGTCGCGGGGTATCGGGGAAGGCGCTCTTCGCGCCTCTTGCGGAGTCGGCCGAGCGCCTCGGCGCCGACGTGTGGCGGCAGACCCGGGTGACCGACTTGATTGTCGAGGACAGTCGCGTCGTCGGAGTTCGGGGCACGACGCTGAAGGATGCGCCCGCCTGGGTACGGCGCACGTACGCACGTTTGACGCACTATGCGACGAAGCCAGGCATCTACTACCCGCCGATGCGAAAGGTGCTGGAGGGACCGGCGTACGCGCTGGAGCGCCGGTTCGCCAAGCCCTTCGAGATTCGGGCCAACGACGGGGTGATCCTGTCCTCGGGAGGGTTCATCGCGAACCGCGAACTCATCGAGCGTCACGCCCCCGCCTATCGGGACGGGTTGCAACTCGGTACCGCCGGCGACGACGGGACCGCCTTGACGCTCGCGGAGCCGCTGAATGCGGCTACCGGGCACCTTGACGAGATCTCGGCCTGGCGGTTCATCGTCCCACCCGCGGCCTTCCTCGGATCTCTGCTAGTGGATGCCAAGGGACAGAGGATGATTGACGAGTCCCGATATGGCGCCGCGTTGGGCAAGGAGATCGTGCGCACGGCCGCAGGGGTGGGGTACCTGGTTGCCGACAAGGCGCTGGTGAAGCGGGCCCGTCAGCAATTGAGGTCACAGACCCTGTGGTTTCAGCGGATCCAGGCCGAGGCGTTCCTGAATGTGGGGCGCCGGAAGGCCGGATCCATCGAAGAACTGGCCGCCAAGGCGGGCATCGATCCGGAAGGATTGGCGCGCACCGTGTCCGAACACAATCGGGCCATCGCCGACGGCGCCCCTGACCCCCTCGGCAAGCCGGACGATATTCGGGTTCCCGTCGCCGAAGGGCCGTTCTATCTGTTCAACGTGTCCATCAAGACCAACATGCTCAATCCGTGTCCGATGCTGACTCTTGGCGGGCTGGTGGTGGACGAGGAGACTGGTGCCGTGCAGACCACATCGGGCGCGGCGATCCCCGGGCTCTATGCCGCCGGACGTGCAGCGGTGGGTATCTGCTCCAATTCGTATGTGAGCGGATTGTCCCTGGCTGACTGCGTCTTCTCCGGACGCCGGGCGGGGACCGAGACTGGAAGGCGCGTAGATGCTTAG
- a CDS encoding 2-keto-4-pentenoate hydratase — MLSSEVRGAIAADLAEAERTRVAVAPPTDTYPDFDVTDAYEIQLMNIRSRLADGAKVVGHKVGLSSEAMQKMMGVHEPDYGHLLADMELFEDVAASASKFLFPRVEVEVGFILAADLPGEDCTEDDVLAATAAYVPSIEVVDSRITNWQIKICDTIADNASSAGFVIGKQRVSPKDIDIKSIDAVLTCNGEKLAEGRSDAVLGNPVTSVAWLARKVASFGVRLRAGDVVLPGSCTRAFDAHPGDEFLAEFAGLGSVRLAFE, encoded by the coding sequence ATGCTTAGTTCCGAAGTTCGTGGGGCCATTGCCGCGGATCTGGCCGAGGCCGAGCGAACGCGGGTGGCCGTCGCGCCGCCTACCGACACGTACCCGGATTTCGATGTGACCGACGCCTATGAGATCCAGCTCATGAATATTCGCTCCCGACTAGCGGACGGCGCCAAGGTGGTCGGGCACAAGGTCGGCCTATCGTCCGAGGCGATGCAGAAGATGATGGGTGTCCACGAGCCGGACTACGGGCATCTGCTGGCCGATATGGAGCTGTTCGAGGATGTCGCGGCCTCGGCGTCCAAGTTCTTGTTCCCGCGGGTGGAGGTGGAGGTCGGATTCATCCTGGCCGCGGACCTGCCCGGCGAGGACTGCACCGAGGACGACGTGCTGGCGGCAACGGCGGCGTACGTGCCGTCCATCGAGGTGGTGGACAGTCGGATCACCAACTGGCAGATCAAGATCTGCGACACCATCGCCGATAACGCCTCGTCGGCCGGATTCGTCATCGGTAAGCAACGGGTCTCGCCGAAGGACATCGACATCAAGTCGATCGATGCGGTGCTGACCTGCAACGGCGAGAAGTTGGCCGAGGGCAGAAGCGATGCGGTGCTTGGTAATCCGGTGACATCGGTGGCGTGGTTGGCGCGCAAGGTCGCCTCATTCGGCGTGCGTCTGCGTGCCGGAGATGTGGTGCTGCCCGGTTCGTGCACGCGGGCGTTCGACGCGCATCCGGGGGACGAGTTCTTGGCCGAGTTCGCCGGACTTGGTTCGGTCCGACTGGCTTTCGAGTAG